One part of the Lepeophtheirus salmonis chromosome 14, UVic_Lsal_1.4, whole genome shotgun sequence genome encodes these proteins:
- the LOC121129485 gene encoding protein mono-ADP-ribosyltransferase PARP16: MDEIGCLRDDLALELLRRDPREIDAQLSLFIVAANSLRHYSSLRPFPSSIMSNKNSSGDYDIYSLRQLIDQIPVVKSLPNVIHNPEIISDDVACLLHWILLEHPTGLKLSIVDEEEEINKVLRLAGHEIVESLRPTHIFKVFTNKSARLESQYNGKLNGDIYGYHGSKLQNFYSILSNGLQQHRNEVSLFGQGIYLSTDLNVVQYFSGSSTNWNKSILGAQSNCVLLCECYDHPDVKMSSSDPSRGFIEGSEGGRVPDKYIVVRSNDLIINKYLFVYSRGNSKFQITRPNKSDGFLTWIFSHKVALLFISYALILFAIGFSKTNAVYRYLRRWGIIN, translated from the exons atggatgaaattgGCTGTTTACGGGATGAT TTGGCACTTGAACTCTTACGAAGGGATCCACGAGAAATTGATGCTCAATTGTCGCTTTTCATTGTTGCTGCAAATTCTTTAAGACATTACTCGTCTCTTCGGCCATTTCCTTCAAGTATTATGTCAAATAAGAACTCATCCGGAGACTATGATATCTATTCTCTT AGACAATTAATAGACCAGATCCCTGTGGTTAAGAGCTTACCTAATGTCATCCATAACCCCGAAATCATATCAGATGACGTCGCTTGTCTTCTCCATTGG ATTCTTTTGGAGCATCCCACGGGACTGAAACTAAGTATAGTAGATGAagaagaggaaataaataaagttttaagatTGGCTGGTCATGAAATCGTTGAATCACTACGACCAACAcacatttttaaa GTTTTCACGAATAAATCTGCTCGATTAGAGAGTCAATACAACGGGAAATTAAATGGAGATATTTATGGATATCACGGATCAAAGCTACAAAATTTCTATTCCATTTTAAGTAATGGACTTCAGCAACATCGGAACGAG GTATCACTCTTCGGACAAGGGATTTATTTATCAACGGACCTAAACGTTGTGCAATATTTCAGTGGATCAAGTACAAATTggaataaaagtattttgggTGCCCAAAGTAACTGTGTCTTACTTTGTGAATGCTATGACCATCCTGACGTAAAAATGAGTTCCTCAG atCCCTCCAGAGGATTTATTGAAGGCAGTGAGGGTGGACGTGTACCTGACAAATATATTGTAGTTCGAAGCAATGATTtgattattaacaaatatttatttgtctattCAAGAGGGAATTCAAAGTTTCAAATAACTAGGCCCAACAA GTCTGATGGATTCTTAACGTGGATTTTCAGTCATAAAGTTGCATTGCTCTTCATTTCATATGCTCTAATTTTATTTGCCATTGGATTTTCAAAGACAAATGCCGTGTATCGTTATCTTCGTCGATGgggtattataaattaa